The genomic stretch CATTATATCTTATAATGATAAAGTCGGTTGATTGATGTgatgaaagaagaagaaaaatgatggaaaagtgatataaaatatatattgacatAGTATCTTTGGACATATAATCCTTTTTCTTCAATCAGGGTGGAGGTGATTGCCTACCGACCAGAAGAAATATACATGTGAAGAAAATGAAATCCTGAAGACAAATTTGCAAGAAATGGTGGACTTATCAGGctaaattatacaaataatgttGAATGCATTATATTGAGCTGGCAAAACAGACAAGTGGATGGCTTTATTGGCTTTTGCTGCTAATCATAACGTAATGTAACAATTACATTTACTTCCTTTCTTTACTCTTTCATTCTTCATTCTTTGTTTTCTGTGCTCTAAATggataaataaatgtatttttattttattttcctttctctGATTAATAAACACGTCCAAGTTTAGTTTAAGAGACTGCAAACGCAATAAAGGACTCTAAGTTAATTGATAATTGTGGAGCATGATCCATCCACATTTTATGTACcttatatgttaattgtagttacataatttaaatgtcGTTTTCAGATCAATATCTACAATACAAGATAGATCGGCCCATGGTATAATTTGGGATGATGAACTGATAGGGGTAAATTATGGACTGATAggggtaaattattgtgtgtacCGTGGTTTAAAACGATGCTGTgttgatatttaaaaattttttgcTCTGTGCACGcattagaataataaatattttgaagtaagataatgcattttatgaattataataatatattttaaatgctaaaataatatattttatgtgtttgtaaacgtagtccacacaataatgattggctaATAATAGGCTGCGCAAGCATCATAATCTCTTCTTGAGACTTGCAACCAACTTGTAAACAGTGGATCAAAGTCAAACACTGCAACCCATATGGGAGAAGAAACAAAAAACGAAGATAAAAATGGAACAAAATTCTGTTTTGACTAACCAATCTTAGAGCAGAAGGAAAATCAATTACCTGGGCCGTTATACAGATAAGTTGTCTTCTTCATGATCTTTCATGCTTTAATTTCGAGCGTCATAAGATATCAACACCAGATCTTACCGTCACCGGTTTCTTCAGGTCCAAATCCAGGCTTTTactcatctttaatttattatgtcaAATCCATTCCCTTTTGAATACCTCCAAAAAccctaatctttttttttttttttttttttttttcagaaagcAAACACAGACAAGATGGATTATGACACAGTTGTAGGAGGTGGTTCCCAGGATGATTTGAGCGAAGAACTGGAAAGTGTGGGATGTTTGATCGTTTTAATCTTAACAGTCATTGCTTATTTCTGCTACATTTTTGTTGGTGTTTGGCCAGGCAATACTTCACGTAGAAAGAGGCGATTAGGCATTGATGAAGCTACGCTAGAGGGATTCCAGAAGCTTCTGTATTCGCAGCAGAATGAAGGGGATTCCgccatttcttcatcttcaggGTGTTGTATTTGCTTAGCAGAGTATAAGGATGCTGATATTCTCAGGCTTTTACCTGATTGTGGCCATCTTTTCCACGTCAACTGCGTTGATCATTGGCTCAGGCTTCGCCCTACTTGCCCACTCTGTCGAAACTCTCCTCTCCCATCTCCTAAACCAGATGCCGAAATGCACTATGCGTTTCGTTTCTGCACAGACGACTCAATTGGTTTTTAGTAAAAGACACACTTGATATGATTTTGTACAGACAACTCAGTTGGTTTCACGCGTCGACAACTGAGTTGTGCAAGGTGTGAAGATCGAAGTCGGGCTagagaatttttaattttttctttgtgAGCAAGTTTAAATGGTATATTTTGTGAGGTAAGCCTATGATCATCAATAACTTTCTTGGTGCTGCTGATaaactagctagctaggtagAATAGAATTCAAGTACATTGGACTAGTTTAATGATATGTAAATTCTTTTATAGTTATATATCTAGTAACAAATATGAAGTGCTATCaaatagtaaaatagaaaatgctGCTTATACCCTGCAGGAAAGTATATACCCTCATCACACGATCTGTCTTAATAGATTAAGAGCTGCCCACGGGCAGCTCGCAGGggtgaaatttgtcacaagagaCTAAGGATTAACCCTTCTATAAATTGTCGGGCCGGAGTGGGCTATTCAACATTTTATCACAAGATTAGAAGCTAAAAAAATGAGATGGcgactttaaaaataaatgattaGTTAACAGTTAACACGTGaagagaaaaatgaaagaatCCATCGACTTATAAAGCTAGACTAGTCAAATAGTATCAAACAAGTGGGAGATTTTAAACAAACTTCGAAATCATATAAATAGAGTTTATTCATTGTCATTGTGTCATAGGTTGGTGAACGAGATTTGACTAATTCATAGCATTAACTACCGGCCGGAGAAGTCTCTGGCACAGAGTTGGGTGGCTGGACAGCAACATTAAGTTTCTGGCCTAGTGAACAATAGTTCAAGACACTGCAAATGTAGTAAAAGACTCCAGGTTCCCTCAGGGGAATGGTCACTGGACCATCATCTATGAAAGCTTGGTAGGGCTGATTGGCTGTGCAGTCATCATACTCTCTTTTTGATACTTGCATCACATTGTAAAACACTGCATCAAACTCAAAAACTGCAACCCATACAAACAAAACCAAATCTTATTTCCAAGAAAAGTCGATTTTCACGCGCGTTCCAAAATTTACTCAAATCCTACTCTATTTCTATAAAGATTAGGATGGAGTGAtgtaaattgaagcatgtgctccatctcaactaaaagcctaagctgatggttggattgcacatttatatttatatatattatttatgctcaacaatgGGATTTGAATCTAAATTTATTGTTGGGAAAGAACAGTTTCAATCATGAGTTATAAatcatgaaaatgaaaaattattcaCTAAATTtgagagagagggggagagaaTATACAAAGAGTGTCTCCAGGTTGGAAAAGTTGGGAAGAAGACCAATTACTATAGAAGTCATTGTTGGGTGGGATTGTCCAATGAGAGTCATCTCCCACCATGTGTTGCACTGCAAATGATTGATACTTCAAAGCAACCACCACTACAACTACAACCACAAATTTGCACGTTTGCATTCCCATTCTTGATTGGTTTGCTCTCATCTGTAGATTTTGAAAGTGGGTTTTGTGGGCAATTTGTAGGGTTAACCACAAAATCAAGAGGTGGGCCCGCACATGCAACTAAGTTAGTTTCTGGGTAGTAAATTGTGGCAAAGACACATGAATGAGTTTGGCAACTGCACAAATGCAGGAGTTACACCGAATGTAGTGGGCTCCACGGTAACCGCACAGACATAGAAGTTACACCGAATGTGGTGGGCTCCTTGTGGGCACTGGACTATTGAGTCACTGTGATTTACACTTTCACTATCTTGTCGGGTCGGGGTGTGAGAGTCCTAGAGCAAGGGAATTTCAGCTTTTGTGAGCCAGAAAATTAAGGGATTGATGGATGTAACTGTTTATCCACACTTGGGGGAATGTATAGAGGCATAGTGGAAATGGAAGTTGTAACGTTTGTACAGTTACAACAACTAGAATGGAAATTAAAGCCAAACCAGATTTTACTCTTaccaaaatttcataaaaatttacACAGCATAATCTCAAACAggaaagttgtcaaccaaacaaggAAGCTTATGTATGTTCTATGGAGAAAGAAAGAGATGCCCTTTAGAGAAAAAGGTTATATCTCACAAGTGGGCTTATCCAGTCTAAGATCATATATGTAAAAAcactaaaaatagaatgaaaaagGGGATAGGGTTAGTAATGTACTCATATACTCtcatgtactaatcctaattcTGCAAGAGTGTTTCCTAGAGATCAGAACTTGCTTCTACTCCTCCATCACAAGGTGAAAGTAGTTTGTAATTCGTATAATGGAGTTCGATTTGAAGCCGCTGATGAAGGGGCATAGATGGCACCAAACCCTTCTTGAGATCAACTTGTAATTCCCTAATGGGGATTGCTGCCAAGAAGCTCTTAATGTACTCTTTGCACGCGTCTTTGCCTCTGCATATAATTGATTCTTGCTCGTTATTGTCAGGCTCGCCATCACTACATGTAGTAGCCGATTCTTCGTTGTTTTTCTTGGGGGCGTTGACAATATTATGCTCGGTTTTAGCACTAGCAGATGAGTCTTCTGTTAGTTGAGTCTCGTTAGGCACCAGTGAAATTGTAGTGTCTCTGTCGAACCTGAGGATAAAGGCTTGGTTGCAGCCCTCGTAGAGCCTCTCGCCCAACGTGTCGATGATGTAGTATGCATCTTGCTCGACTTTCAGAACGAAGAAGTGGTCGTTCCAGCTTACAATGTAGATTGAAGCATTGTCTTGAGTGGATTTAGAGATCTCGTCCCAAATGTTGTCGAAAGACATAGCCCCTTTGAGAAAATCGAACCCTTCGTCTTCGATTCCTTCCGGATGGAAGAACCCGATGAAGGACTTTTGTGGGGCTACTGAAAGCGGGCTGACTTTGGCCTCGAGGACTGTCTCTAGATCGAAATGCTTGTCTGGAAAACGTTCCCTATAGCTCTCGTTTTCGCACAGGTTCCTCCACTCCAGAGAGCCTTCGTGAATCAGGCTGTCCAGTTGGGACTTGATGGGCATCTCGTCACGATTGGAATGAAACCAATCAGCAATCGCGACAACCAGAGCTGTACACGCACTTTCTCCCGCTGCCCGCTCACTGCGTTGGTCAATAGACGCGAAGAAAACCTCAGTCCTCAGCTTCATTTGTCCATCGCGGCTTATGATCTCTTTAGCCTCCCAGCTACCCACGGCAAAGTTGTCATCCCCGAATTCAGAGACAGAAGACCGACTTATGGTTGTACCATCTTCAGTTCTCCACTGTAGCAAAAACAATATATACATCGTTAATGCCAGTTAACGTAATTGACACATTATACTAGCCATTATATTTATGTTCTCAACTACCAAGAAGTTCGTTAAACCAATATTAAAGAACACAGAGAAAAGACGGATGAAATTGCATACCCCATGAGAGGAATCATCAGAGGGACTAAGCTGTCGTCGATCAAAATCAATATCATCACCGCCTTCCTCTCCATAGTGTTTTTTCAATAACGGTTCTCCTTTGCGTTTAGGAGATCTTAAGTTCAACTTCCTCTTCCCCCAGGGAAGAATTTTGCGTTTTGAACTCTGCTGGATAGATTGATCAAGCACCACCGACCCAGTTGTATCCTCGAGATAAACGCACCCTACATCCGATTTTCGATGGCTATAGTAGATCCAATCCCCATTTTCACTACTCGCATGATTTGCAAAAGCCAGTGTCTCATAACTCACTGTCTTCCTCATAAGACTACCCTCCTTTCCTTCCTCCGATTCCCCTTCTTCCGAGTCACTTAGCGAGTCCGTGTCTACAGGGTAATTGTACTCCGTATCACAACTTCGGACCGAGCACCTTCCATCGCTCCCCTCATCCTCCCGATATGCCTTCTTGCGCCCTCGAACAGATAACGCCTTGAAAATTCCAACTTTACCAAGACTTGCTCTCAATGGAGAAGCATCATTTCTGTCTTTTGACAAAACTTCTCCACACGTAGGATACATTGGATGCGATATTTCAAACTTCTGAGCCGTTTCTAAAGCTTCACGATCATTTCCCAGTTCCACAAGGTTAAGAGACAGCTGCAGCATGTATGAACAACGTTATTCATAAAAGCATATACAGTGTAAACAGAAAACGTAACCAACATAGAACATCTAGTGGCGAACAAATAGTGTTTATTGTGCTTACACAAAGTAAAGGACCGATTTCACTGCAGCAGGTGGAAGTTTCAAGCGGAATTCTGATTTCAACGTCTTTTTCTTTAGCTGCTGAAGCGAAGTCTGAAAGGTTTAATGTTCCGGTGGCAATAGCAGGCGCCTTGTTTGTAGGTCCCTTGCTTAAGCCCTACGATATATAAACAGTGAAAGAGTGTTACCTCATAATTATTCACCAACGCGAATTAATAATGGAAgtataaaagtaaaaacatCAGAAATCAGATAACAAACGTTAAACGGGAGGTAATTAAAAGGATTAATTCTTCTTTGAAAAGTCAGATTTTGGATCAGAATTCGGAACACAATTAGACCATGTTTGATACCAGTATCTGCAGAATATGCTTGCTGCCATCACCTCAACCCTTATTATTTCGCTTAAAAAGTAACAAAAGATACAAGATAAATGCTCCGATATTGTGGAGATATAGAGGAATATTCCATTAAAGGAACTTTCCAAACTATGCACCGCGATTATTTAGGTTAAagcaaatgaaaattaatagaATAGGTGTCATCTCTATCAATATTACATCACCATTACTGATGACCACAAGCTCCTGAGGTGGGTCCGATTGCATAAATATAATCATTTCATACCAGAAAGCTAAAATTCTTTTGACTAGCAGAACGTGGGAATAACAGTACTGCCCAATGCTAAGCACAATCAAACTACATGTAAGATATGCACCAGAATCACTTTTATGATAAAACAGATAATAGAAAAGGCATGCTGGGTAAAAAAGCCAAAAAGGGTTATAATGGTAACTGCTTTATCACTACATATAGAGCCAGCCACTGAATATTTTGGTCTGTGGTAACAAAAATTCACCACTATTCTTGCTAATCAACTTCAGGATAAATAGTTTAGTGCAACCTCTTGGACTTGGATTATCCTCAAGGTATTTATGACAATATACCAGTGGATTGACTTTGGGAAAGCTGAATATTTTCTTGTCTGCTAATTTTCCTAGAAAAAGACATTGGGGTACAGAGATGAAAAAGCCAAAATCCAAGGGAGTTCTGTGCTCACTCACAATTTTCCAGGAATAATTGTACTTTCTGAAAGCAATTCAGCAGGTCATACCCAGCATAATAACACTGATGAAGCCCTTTCTACTTTTAATTGCTAAATATGTAAGGATTACTGAAGATTTTTGTTcatttcatacaaaatttaacaGATTTTAGTTCAGTTATATCAGATGGAAAGCCAAAAAGGCAAAATCTTCCCATGTTTCACAGCAATAAAAAACCAATGCAACAGCAGAAACAAGAAAGCAAGACCATAAAGCTGAACAAACAAAAGATGAAAAGTGCCACATGGAAAGCTCAGTTGGTTCCTATGTGATAGATTCTGGGCAAGAATACATGGTCGAGTCTGGACAGCCCGACCTGAAGTTACACCTAATATGGTAGACTCCGGCCCGTGAGAAGAGGGAATTTCGACTTGTGTGAACAAACAAAAGATGAAAGGCAGTTGAATTAGAAACTCACATTGAACACAGAAAAGGCAACCTCCCAAGGAAGAAAGTCATCATCTTTGTAAGCAGAGAAGTTGCATTCACACTTAAACTCCTCTTTCCACTGAACAACCCCATCTTCCCTGATCAAACAACcctcctttgtgaaattcctcCTCACTCTCCTCCTCAGAGAGTTCAAGCCCAAAGGATTCACCTTTGCTGACCCCTTCCACCTGATCTCAACAACCAACCTTTCAAAATCTTGAAAATCCCCAGGGCTCTCCACTTCTTCAGATGATATGCTCAGACCCTTTAGGCAGCCAACAACAATCTTGGCCTCAAATTTCTTGGAGGATAACGGAGGCCACGGCCTCCACTTCATCATCTTCACCACCATCTTGTTCTAGCaaattcaaccaaaaaaaaaaaagaacttcaaCCCAACCCAAACTAACAATACAGTCAAAAGGGTTAAAAGGGTCAGCTTTTCTGAATTAATTGCAGCTGCATATGAGTAAGACCCTCTTTCACCCTCTACCtaaacatatatgtatataatgagAAAAAACAAAGAACAGAAACGAGAGTTTTCGAAGGAATTAGGTGCTGGGTATAAAAAAAGGTCCGAGCTTTTGAACAAAAGAGAAGAGAGAATGGAAAAACAGAGGGAAGATGCAGAGAAGAAAAGCAGAATGGAGTTTGGAGAGATAGAGCCGGCAGTGTGTAAAAACACCTAAGAACTAACGTCTCTATTTCTACTAGGAAGATGTTTGTCACTCCTGGTTTTCCGGGCCtactatttctctctctatcctCTCTCCTCTTTCTTTTACTATCCTTTTTCTGGTCAATTTCTTTAAAAAGATTCGCTTTTTATGGGAGGTAAATTGTAAGGAaagaaaattgttaaatttatcaTCTAAAATCATCCCTGAATTATGGATGAGATAATGGGTGATTCACTTAAAGTCATACTCATTTACTCAACAATAATATGATTAGTtttgatatataattttagcaagtttattcaaaaaatttgtgattaaataaatttttattattatttaaaattattttctaatctTTATTCTCAAGCAAGACGATATTAtttgaaaaactaaatttttaCAACTTGGTGaactctctctttttttttttttttttttttagattggtgaactctcttttttattttttattttattttattttattttttattttacgtaATAGTAgatttcataaaataataaaatataaaaaatattttaataggtCTGCGAATATTAGTTCAGTATGTAAAAGAAATACAAAAATAGTAATATGTCAAAAATGATTTTAGCTGCGCTCAAATGTAACATTGTGCaatgaaaaatgttatatatactaattctttatataacattttataaaatataatattgtgaatataagcaccatttattatttaaataaaattactttaccaatcataaattaattatataaaattaatttaaattatataatttttaaaacaaaaattgatatATCCTCTtgagttgttgttgttggttttagagagagagagagagagagagagagagagagagagagagagagagagagagagagagagagagagagagagagagggggcaCAACTGATATCATTTCAAATGAATGATCAATGAATGATCACAGAATTGAATCCCAAGGATGGGGGCAAAAAAATGGTGAGTTAACCAATTAAGTGATTTCTttaactatattaattaattgcttGAAATATTTATATCCTTCCATCTTCCCAAATATTTATATCCTTTCCTCCCAAAAGTTTGACATAACAAATATTgtatgcaaataaataaataagccaAGGGATTAAAGAATTGAATAAAGTAC from Ipomoea triloba cultivar NCNSP0323 chromosome 12, ASM357664v1 encodes the following:
- the LOC116000121 gene encoding putative RING-H2 finger protein ATL71, whose amino-acid sequence is MDYDTVVGGGSQDDLSEELESVGCLIVLILTVIAYFCYIFVGVWPGNTSRRKRRLGIDEATLEGFQKLLYSQQNEGDSAISSSSGCCICLAEYKDADILRLLPDCGHLFHVNCVDHWLRLRPTCPLCRNSPLPSPKPDAEMHYAFRFCTDDSIGF
- the LOC115999558 gene encoding mavicyanin-like; this encodes MGMQTCKFVVVVVVVVALKYQSFAVQHMVGDDSHWTIPPNNDFYIFEFDAVFYNVMQVSKREYDDCTANQPYQAFIDDGPVTIPLREPGVFYYICSVLNYCSLGQKLNVAVQPPNSVPETSPAGS
- the LOC115999185 gene encoding uncharacterized protein LOC115999185; translation: MVVKMMKWRPWPPLSSKKFEAKIVVGCLKGLSISSEEVESPGDFQDFERLVVEIRWKGSAKVNPLGLNSLRRRVRRNFTKEGCLIREDGVVQWKEEFKCECNFSAYKDDDFLPWEVAFSVFNGLSKGPTNKAPAIATGTLNLSDFASAAKEKDVEIRIPLETSTCCSEIGPLLCLSLNLVELGNDREALETAQKFEISHPMYPTCGEVLSKDRNDASPLRASLGKVGIFKALSVRGRKKAYREDEGSDGRCSVRSCDTEYNYPVDTDSLSDSEEGESEEGKEGSLMRKTVSYETLAFANHASSENGDWIYYSHRKSDVGCVYLEDTTGSVVLDQSIQQSSKRKILPWGKRKLNLRSPKRKGEPLLKKHYGEEGGDDIDFDRRQLSPSDDSSHGWRTEDGTTISRSSVSEFGDDNFAVGSWEAKEIISRDGQMKLRTEVFFASIDQRSERAAGESACTALVVAIADWFHSNRDEMPIKSQLDSLIHEGSLEWRNLCENESYRERFPDKHFDLETVLEAKVSPLSVAPQKSFIGFFHPEGIEDEGFDFLKGAMSFDNIWDEISKSTQDNASIYIVSWNDHFFVLKVEQDAYYIIDTLGERLYEGCNQAFILRFDRDTTISLVPNETQLTEDSSASAKTEHNIVNAPKKNNEESATTCSDGEPDNNEQESIICRGKDACKEYIKSFLAAIPIRELQVDLKKGLVPSMPLHQRLQIELHYTNYKLLSPCDGGVEASSDL